CGTCATGTTTCTCTTGGCCATGACCTGGCTGACCGATATCCGCCGTCCAACGCCTGCCGCGCTGGAAGTCCAGACCTGCACCATGCCGCCTGCCTCTTCTGACGCCCAGCCCAGCGATGCGGTATCCCCGCCTTAACCTTTCGCCCGATTCTGTAATTTGATCTGTTGGCTGCGTAGCGCCAGCGCCAGCGGCTCATACAGCGTGCGGCTGCCGTTGGGGTCGGGCAGGCCAAACAGCGGGCCAGGCGAGCGACGATCGTCTGCCCATGCTGGATATTCCACCACCGGATAGAGCGAAATACCTTCCATCGCTACACCCTGATCCAGCGCCAGTTCGACCTCGTCAGCGACAATATTCAGCCAGTTGACCCGCGCCTCGCCTTCCGCGCCGGTTTCGGCGATCAGCATCGGACGCTGGTAGCGTTGCCAGACCTCCTCCAACAACAGATGCAGCGGACGCCAGGCGGGATGCGTGGCGTTTAAGGTAGTGCCGTCGCTCAGCCATTGGTTATCGGGATAGTAATTCAGGCCGATAATATCCAGCGCTTCCGGGCTGCCGCCCAGTTCCGGGCACCGTTTGCCGCACAGCATATCCCAGGCATCAAACTGGGAAAGATGCTGACGCTGCGCCTCTTCCTGCGCGGTAGCGTTATCGGCGGCCGGAGCGACATGCACCAGCGGATCCGTTAGCACAAAGCGCGCCTGCGGATAAACCTCGCGGATCGCGGCGATAGCCGCCAGGCTGGCGCGAACCAGCTGTTTTTTTAGCGCCAGGCCGCGCCCGCTCGCATAGGGGTTAAGCCAGGCGACTTCCGCGCCGGCCCATGACCAAAAAGAGATCTGGTTAATCGGCGTAAAAAAGGGCTGTTCAATACCCTCATTGCGCATCACTTCCGCCATGGCGCGGGCAAAGCGGGCGAATGAATCCACAAACTCCACTGACCAGATATCAAGATGTTGCGGATAACCAAAGTGCGCCACTTCCCAAATCACCTGAATGCCGTGCTGACTGGCGGCATGTACCATCGGCAGGAAAGAGGACCAGTCATATTCGCCGGGCGTTTTTTCAATCAGATACCAGCGAGCGCCGTCGCGTGCGGTCAGCAGGCGATGCTCTACCAGCGCGGCATAATCCTTGTGGATCAGCATGTCGTGCCCGCTGCTGATAATCATATCCAGACGCTTGCCTTCACGGCGGCAGGCGGTCGAGCAGGGGAAACTACCCTGAAAGAAACTGTTAAACAGGGACGGTTGATGACGCTGCGATGACACGGTGGATGAGGTAACTCGCATACGGTTCTTCTCCTGGAAAAAAGGCAGGCGCGGAACGTTTCGCTAAGTCTAGACTAAATGACACTTCAGACCCGATTTTCACCGTTGATATTACGAGGAACGAGATATGCATAGCCGACTACGTATCATCCAGGGCGATATTACGCGCCAACAGGTAGACGCGATCGTGAATGCGGCGAACAGCAGCCTGCTTGGCGGTGGCGGCGTGGATGGCGCGATCCATCGCGCGGCGGGGCCGGCGCTGTTGGCCGAATGCCGCCAGCTGGCGGCGAGCCGGGGCGGCTGCCCGACCGGAGAAGCGGTGCTGACCGGTGCAGGCAATTTACCGGCGCGCGCGGTGATCCATACCGTTGGCCCGGTCTGGCGCGGCGGCGGCCATGGCGAAGCGGAGCTGCTGGCCAGCGCCTATACTCATAGTCTGCAGCTGGCGGCGGAGCAGCGTTTTGCCACCATCGCCTTTCCGGCCATCAGCACCGGGATTTATGGTTACCCAAAAGCAGCGGCGGCGACGATCGCCTTACGCGCCATCGGCCAGTTTTTGCAGCAGCACGACTATCCGCAGCAGGTGTGGCTGGTCTGTTTTGACGAGGAAAGCTATCGTCTTTATCGCCAGCATTCAGAACAGTCGGATGACGCCGGCGGAGCAGCCGGTGAATAATAACAATCAGATTTAGAAAAAAGGAAAAATAATGGCTGAAGCGCTTTACCCGCAGGATAACCTTTCGCCTGCAGACAGCCGTACTCGCCTCGCCAGGGCCGTTAAACCCCGTACCGCTCAGCATCCTCAGCACAGCGGTATCCATTCATTGAGCGATGGGCTGGATGCTTTCGCTGCCCGCTACCAGCTGCTGTCGATGGCCGAAGAGCGCATCGATATTCAGTACTACATTTGGCAGAACGATATGTCCGGGCGGCTGCTATTCAGTGCGCTGCTGGAGGCGGCAGATCGCGGCGTCCAGGTCCGTCTGCTGCTGGATGACAACAATACGATGGGGCTGGATAAAACGCTGAGCGAATTGAATCGCCATCCCCATATCGAAATCCGCTTGTTTAACCCGTTCTCTTTTCGCACCTTGCGGGCACTGGGCTATCTTAGCGACTTTGCTCGCCTCAACCGGCGCATGCACAATAAAAGCCTGACCGTTGACGATATGGTGACTATTGTCGGCGGGCGTAATATCGGCGATGAATATTTTGGCGCAGGCAAACAGCCGCTGTTTTCCGATCTGGATGTGATGGCGATCGGGCCAGTAGTGGAAGAGGTGGCGGCAGATTTTGAGCGCTACTGGCAGAGCAAAGCGGTTACCACCTTTTCCGCCGTTGTGGATAATGCGCCGGATGATTCGCGCGCGGCGGTGACGCTGCCGGAAGCCTGGCGCGACAGCGAACAGGTGCAGCGCTATATGCAGCGCCTGCAATCCTGCGGTTATATGGCGCAGCTGGACAGCGGCGAACTAGAGATGATCTGGGCGCCGACGCGTTTGTTGAGCGACGATCCGCGTAAAGGGCTGGGCAAGGCGCGGCGCGCCACTTTGCTGCCGCAGCGGATGATCGAAATTATTGGCCGCCCGCAGCGGCAGTTCGATATTATTTCCGCCTATTTTGTTCCGACGCGCGCGGGCGTAGCGCAGCTGCTGGCGCTGGTGCGCAGCGGCGTTAAAATCGCCATCCTCACCAACTCGCTGGCGGCTAACGATGTCTCGGTGGTGCATGCCGGCTATGCCAAATGGCGGAAAAAACTGCTGCGTCACGGCGTTAAGCTGTATGAGCTAAAACCGCAGGCGCACAGTGAAGAGAAACCGCACGACCGCGGGCTGACCGGCAATTCCGGCTCCAGCCTGCATGCCAAAACATTCAGCGTTGATAATGAAAAAGTATTTATCGGCTCTTTCAACTTCGATCCGCGATCGGCGGTGCTGAATACTGAAATGGGGCTGCTGATTGAAAGCGAAGTGTTGGCCAGCACTATCCACCAGCGCTTTGTCGAGGAGATGCGCGAGCGTGCCTGGACGCTGCGGTTAGATAAATGGGGCCGGGTTAACTGGGTGGAATATGAAGGCGAACCAGGAGAGATCGTGCATAAGCATGAGCCGAAAACGCGCTTTATTCAGCGGTTGCTGGTGCGTCTGGTCTGGCGTCTGCCGGTGGAGTGGTTATTGTAGCGGGCATCCTTGCCCGCCGGTGACTCAGGGGCGGGCTTTTTTGCCGGAAAACAGGAAGCGCAGCAGCGGAATGCGCAGATGAATTTCATACAGCACGAAGGCGATGCCGAAGACAAACACCAGGCCAGCGATAAAGCCCAGCGCATTATTATGAATATGCGGCGTAATAAAGATGCCGTACAGCAGCGTCAGCGGATGATGCACCAGATAGATAAACAGCGAGGCATTCACCAGCCAGGTAATGCGCGCGGAATGGGCATTTAAAAAACGGTGGCCAAAAGCGAACACCAGGTTCACCATCCACAGGCCCATCAGCATCGACACCACCGCATCGATTTCATACATCCAACCTTCGCCGCTGCTGTAGCGCTGGTTGGCCATATAGGCGAAAAACGCCAGCAGCGCGCCGAGCAGCGTCCAGGGATTAAAATGCACAAAGCGCGCTTTCAGCGCTGGATTGCGCCAGGCTAACGCGCCCAGACAGAAGAAAGGCAGATAGAACAGCGTCTGCATTACTGCGAAGTTAAACAGCCCGTCGATAAGCAGCGCTGGCTGAAAAATAAAGATCAGACGGCGGAAGAGACACCAGCACAGGCTATAAAACAGCATCGCCAGGGTTAAGGTGATCCAGCCAGGCGCGGCCGCATCGCTTTGCGTCTTCTCGGTCAGCCGACGAAACAGCAGCAGCCCCAGGGTGGTAAGAATAACCAGCACCAGCAGGAACCACAGATGGGAGATCAGCTCCCAGACCAGGGTATTCACTTTCTCGTAAGTGGAAAACTGCGCCCAGCCGTTGATTTTCCCGGTCCACTCTTTCAGCATAAAAAACTGCGGCAGGGTAATCAGCGGAATGGCGCTGAGCATCGGAATGCCGACGCGCTCTACGCGCACCTTCCACCACTCGCGCGGCGCATAACGCAACCAGAGCATATAAGAAAAGTAACCGGATATGACAAAAAACACCTGCATACGGAAAGCATGAATAAAATCATTAAACACGGTTAACCACAGCGACGGTTCGGCGCTGTTTACGGACCACTGGTGGCTGGAATAAATAAGAGAAACATGAAAAGGAACGCCAAGAAGCATCAGATAGGCGCGAATAGAATCGAAGAAATATTCACGCTGCTGGGGTTTAGTACGCATAGTCATCCAGTTTTAGTATGTTTTATATACCGGTTCGCCCTGAACCTGACAAAAGTAAGCGCTTTACTTTACCGGAACGGGAATCCATATAATATCAGCCGATTCTGTAACAGACGATCAACGCAGAGATAAGTCCTGAACGCAGAGAATACAGGAACAAAACGAGGGGTATACTGTCGGAAAACCGAATAATCCATTAATATGGATGGGATTGATTTAAGCACACGAAAGGGGGGGATGTGCTGATTACTAACAAAAATAAATCGGGACTGAAAAAACTGCACTGGGTCAGTGCGGCAGTTCTGTTTGCCTTGTCTACCAACAACAGTTGGGCTTTTAGCATTGATGATGTAGCAAAAGAGGCAAAATCGTTAGCTGGAAAAAGCTTTGAAGCGCCGAAGAGCAATTTGCCCTCTCAGTTCCGTGACATGAAATATGCTGACTATCAGCAAATTCAGTTTAATCACGATAAAGCCTATTGGCATAAACTGAAAACGCCTTTCAAACTGGAGTTTTATCATCAGGGCATGTATTTCGATACCCCGGTGAAACTTCATGAAATCACCGCTAATGCGGTACGGGAAATCAAATACAGCCCGGAATATTTTAATTTTGGCAATGTTCAGCACGATCCGGAAACCATTAAGAACCTGGGCTTCGCCGGTTTTAAAGTGCTCTATCCATTGAACGCCAAAGATAAAGATGACGAAATTACCAGCTTCCTCGGTGCCAGCTATTTCCGCGTCATTGGCGGCGGCCAGGTTTATGGCCTCTCTTCTCGCGGCTTAGCGATCGATACCGCGCTGCCGTCCGGCGAAGAGTTTCCGCGCTTCCGCGAATTCTGGATTGAGCGTCCGAAGCCGCAGGATAAACAGCTGGTTATCTATGCGCTGCTTGATTCGCCGCGCGCCACCGGCGCTTATCGCTTTGTGCTGCGTCCGGGCAAAGATACCAACGTAGATGTACAGGCAAAAGTCTATCTGCGTGACAAAGTGGGCAAACTGGGCGTTGCGCCATTGACCAGTATGTTCCTCTATGGCCCGAATCAGCCTTCTCCGATAGTCAACTATCGTCCTTCTCTGCATGATTCCAACGGTCTGTCGATTCATGCCGGTAACGGCGAATGGATCTGGCGTCCGCTGAATAACCCGAAACATCTGGCGGTCAGCACCTTTACCGTGGAAAACCCGAAAGGTTTCGGCCTGCTGCAGCGCGGACGCGAGTTCAACCAGTATCAGGATCTCGACGATCGTTACGATCTGCGCCCAAGCGGCTGGATCGAGCCGCAGGGCGACTGGGGTAAAGGTCGCGTAGAGCTGGTCGAAATCCCGACGGCAGATGAAACCAACGATAATATCGTCGCCTTCTGGACGCCGGAGAACCTGCCGGAGCCGGGCAAGGAAATGAACTTTAAATATCGTTTGCACTTTACCCGTGATGAAGACCAGCTGCACTCGCCGGATACCGCCTGGGTGAAAAACACGCTGCGTTCTACCGGCGATGTGAAACAGTCAAACCTGGTGCGCCAGCCAGACGGCACCCTCGCGTTTGTGGTGGATTTCGTCGGTCAGGATATGAGCGCGCTGCCGGATAACACACCGGTCGCCCCTCAGGTGAGCATCGGCAATAACGGTGAGATTGTGGAACAGAGCGTGCGCTACAACCCGGTGACCAAAGGCTGGCGTTTAATGCTGCGCATTCGTGTGAAAGACAATAAGCAGCCGACCGAAATGCGTGCCGCACTGGTTAACGGTGATAAGACGCTGACGGAAACATGGAGCTATCAGTTGCCTGCCAATGAATAAATCAATCCTAACTCCCGCTGACTATATCGACGCGCTGCCGCTGCCGCCGGACGGCAAAGCGGCGCTGTCGGCAAACCTGCCCGCCCCGGAGGCGGGCGGTGAAGTTTACAGTAAACTGCATCAGCAGCTGGGCCAGAACGGTCCGGCCGAAGCGCGTCCCGACGACGCGCCGCTGACCTCGGTAAAGTCACGTATTGAAATGAGCTGGCCGGAGTCGCTGGACGACGGTAAACAGTTCAGCGAGGATTATCTCGGTCGTACTACGCTGAAGGCGATGCCGCCGGTAAAGCGCTCGCTGATGTTCCCGGAAGCCTGGCGTACCAACCCGCTGGCGCGCGCCTGGGATTCGCTGCGCGGACGTAAGTCAACGCCGCGCTACGCCTCAGCGGAAGAGCAGCGTCAGGAAGACAAATGGCGTCATGTGGGATCGATTCGTCGCTATATCCTGCTGATCCTGACGGTTTTCCAGACGGTGATCGCCACCTGGTATATGAAGACGATTCTGCCTTACCAGGGCTGGGCGCTGATCGATCCGATGGATATGCTCAACCAGAACTGGCAACAGTCGCTGCTGCAGCTGCTGCCTTATGTCCTGCAAACCGGGATACTCTTTCTGTTCGCCATTCTGTTCTGCTGGGTATCGGCCGGTTTCTGGACGGCGCTGATGGGTTTCCTTCAGCTGCTAATCGGGCGCGATAAATACAGTATCTCTTATACGCTTACCGGCAATGAGCCGATCGATCCTAACCACCGCACCGCGTTGATTATGCCGATCTGTAACGAAGACGTAGAGCGCGTTTTCGCCGGTTTGCGCGCTACCTGGGAATCGGTGGTGCGTAGCGGAGAGAGCCAGCATTTCGATGTTTATATCCTGAGCGACAGCTACGATGCCGATATCGCGCTGGCAGAGCAGAAAGCCTGGATGGAGCTGGTGCGTGACGTGGGCGGGGCAGGGAAGATCTTTTATCGCCGCCGCCGCCGCCGCGTGAAACGTAAAAGCGGCAACATCGATGACTTCTGCCGCCGCTGGGGCAGCCAGTACAGCTATATGGTGGTGCTGGATGCGGATAGCGTGATGAGCGGCGAGTGTCTGACCGGTCTGGTGCGCATGATGGAAGCGAATCCCAACGCCGGTATTATCCAATCTTCGCCGAAGGCATCCGGAATGGATACGCTCTATGCGCGCTGTCAGCAGTTTGCCACGCGCGTTTACGGGCCGCTGTTTACCGCTGGGCTTCACTTCTGGCAGTTGGGCGAGTCGCACTATTGGGGCCATAACGCCATTATCCGCGTGAAGCCGTTTATAGAGCACTGCGCGCTGGCGCCGCTGCCGGGCGAAGGCTCGTTTGCCGGATCGATTCTTTCCCATGACTTTGTCGAAGCTGCGCTGATGCGCCGCGCCGGCTGGGGCGTATGGATTGCCTACGATCTGCCCGGCTCGTATGAAGAGCTGCCGCCGAACCTGCTGGATGAGCTGAAGCGCGACCGCCGCTGGTGTCACGGCAACCTGATGAACTTCCGTCTGTTCCTGGTGAAAGGGATGCATCCGGTGCACCGCGCGGTGTTCCTGACCGGCGTGATGTCCTATCTTTCGGCGCCGTTGTGGTTCCTGTTCCTTGCGCTCTCTACCGCCTTGCAGGTGGTGCATACGCTAATGGAGCCGCAATACTTCCTGCAGCCGCGCCAGCTGTTTCCGGTGTGGCCGCAGTGGCGACCGGAGCTGGCGATCGCGCTGTTCTCTACCACGCTGGTGCTGCTGTTCCTGCCGAAGCTGCTGAGTGTGGTGCTGATCTGGTTTAAAGGTGCGAAAGGCTACGGCGGCGCGCTGCGTCTGCTGGTGTCGATGCTGCTGGAGATGCTGTTCTCGGTACTGCTGGCACCGGTTCGTATGCTGTTCCATACGGTATTCGTCGTCAGCGCCTTCCTTGGTTGGGAAGTGGTGTGGAATTCTCCGCAGCGTGACGATGATGCGACGCCGTGGAGCGAAGCGTTCCGTCGTCATGGTTCGCAAATGCTGCTGGGCATTGTCTGGGCCGTCGGCATGGGCTGGCTGGATCTGAACTTCCTGTGGTGGCTGTCGCCAATTGTCTTCTCGCTGATCCTGTCGCCGTTTGTGTCGGTGGTCTCCAGCCGGGCAAGCAATGGACTGGCGACCAAACGCGCGAAGCTGTTCCTGATCCCGGAAGAGTACGATCCGCCGAAAGAGCTGGTGGATACCGATACCTATCTGCAGCTGAACCGCGAGCGGGCGCTGAAGCACGGCTTTATGCATGCGCTGTTCCATCCGTCGTTTAATGCGCTGGCAACCGCGCTGGCGACCTCGCGTCACCTGAAAAGCGATCTGCTGGATTATGCGCGTGACCGTCGTGTTGAGCATGCCTTAAGCGATACGCCGGCGAAGCTGAGCCGCGATGAGCGCCTGGCGCTAATTAGCGATCCGGTTACGCTGGCACGTCTGCACTATCGTCTGTGGCAGGATGCGGAAAAGTACCATGAGTGGCAGGATTACTACCGTACGCTACAGCTTAATCCGCTGGTGTTGGCGACGGTGAAATAACCCCGCTATTCCGCCTCTGCAACGTGGCGCGTCCGCTGCGGCGGGGTGAGCACTATTCAATAGCGGCCTGCGGGCCGCTTTTTTATTCGCCGCTTTAGGCTATTTTTAATAACAGCGGACACGCCAACGCTACAGCGCCAAACGACGCCGCTTGAGAGAGGTAACGGGTTGAAAAAAGGATTACGCAGCGCAGCATTGCTGACGCTGGTACTGCTGTTAACCGGCTGCGGCAGCATCATCAGCCGCACTATGCCCGGGCAGGGGCACGGCAATCAATATTATCCCGGCGTACAGTGGGATGTGCGCGACACGCCGTGGCGTTTTATCACCCTTCTCGACGTGCCGCTGTCGGCCCTGCTGGATACGCTGCTGTTACCAGTGGATGCGCATCACGGGCCGTATGAATAACGGGTAGGAGATTACCAGCGGTCTGATTCGTTATTGCTGCCGCTGTCTTCCCACTCCTGAGCGACCGCTTCGCCCTCTTCGGTATCCAACGGCGGTTCCAGCTGGAATTCGCCTTCATCCCATTCGTGTAGCGTGTTCTCCGGCATCCATTCCTGGCGCAGCTCCACTTCATCGAAGTCGCCATCGAAAATAGCCTGCGCAGCTTCACCGGTACGGATCGGCGACAGCTCGCCGTCGTCGCTTTCGTCAGCGAGGAACTCCGCCTGCCACATGATTTCGCCATCCTGCATCACATATTTTTGCAGATTGAATTGCCCAACTGAAATCTCATCTTCATCCAGTTCGGGGTTATTCGCCAGGAACTCTTCGCGGGCGCTATCGATAGCTTCTTCCAGTGTGCTAAACATGCTCATCAGTCTCTCCTAATCTCCTCAAGGATGGTTTCAGGAAAGAATAGACGAAGTTTTCACACCGCATAGCGTCAACGCTAAAAAAACTGCCCGCAGCGGGGCAAATCAGACCCTTTCGCTCCGTAGCGGAACGAAAGGGAAAAGAAGGGGTTAGTAAAGTTTCTCTTTGCCAGGCGGACGGGTTTTAAAACGACGATGTAGCCACATATACTGCTCCGGCGCCATCAGTACCGCCTCTTCCACAATCTGATTCATCCGCCGTGCGGTAGCTTCTTCGTTATCGGTCGGCACATCTTGCACGTCTGGCAGAACAATCAGCTCATAGCCTTTACCGTGCGGCAGACGACGCGGCAGAAAGGGGATTACGGCCGGTTTCGCGGTGCGGATTAGCATATAACTGCCTTTGGTCGAGGCGGCATCCGGCACGGCGAAAAAGGGCACAAAGACGCTGCTTTTCGGGCCGTAATCGTGATCGGGCGCGTACCAGATGATCTCGCCCGCTTTTAGCGCACGGATCATGCCTTTCAGATCCTTACGATCGATCATGCTCTTATTCGAGCGCATCCGACCCCAGGTTTGCAGCCAGTCGATCAGCGGGTTGTCATTAGGGCGATAAACGCCGATGCCCGGATTCAGCAAGCCGAACATACGCGCCCCCAACTCCAGAGAGAGAAAATGCATCCCAATCAGCAGAATACCTTTTTGCTCGCGCTTCGCCTGCTGAATGTGTTCATCACCGATACCGGTGAACCATTTACGCACCCGCCAGTCAGGCCAGAACCAGGCAATGCCGGTTTCCAGAAAACCCATACCGACCGATTCAAAATTACGCTTCAGCAGCGCATCGCGTTCAGCGGGCGGCATCTGAGGAAAGCAAAGTTCGATATTACGTTGGGCGATCGCCGCGCGTCGTTTCATCACGCGCATCGACAGGCGGCCCAAACCGCAACCCAGACGATAAAGCACCGGATAGGGCAGCAACACCACCAGATAAAGCAGGCCAATACCAAGCCAGAGTAACCAATAACGCGGATGGAGCAGGGCGCGAGAAAATTGAGGCAACTGAGTCATATTCTTCCAGTTATTCGTTGCGACAGGTAAAAAACGCCGCAGTGTCCAATTTAAGGGGCGTATTGTGCCATTTTTTTCGTTATTGCTGAAAGCGGGTTGTCAGTCAGAGAGATCGGCAGCGCATTTGCTGCGCTGCCGGTAAGATTAAAGATTAAACAAACCTTTCACTTCGTGCGGTTCACAGCGCCAGTATTGTGGCGGCGCCTGCACTTTTTCGCCCAGTTCGGCAGCGGCGTGCCACGGCCAGCGCGGATCGTAAAGCATCGCGCGTGCCAGCGCGACCGCATCGGCCTCGCCGTTGACCAGCACCGCTTCCGCCTGTTGCGGTTCGGTAATCAATCCCACAGCGATGACGGGCATGGTGGTCATTGCCGCTTTAATCCCGGCGGCGAAAGGCACCTGATAGTTCGGGCCGACGCTGATCTGCTGCTGCGGCGACAGGCCGCCGCTGGAGACGTGAATATAGTCGCAGCCGGCCGCTTCCAGCGCCTTGCTCAGCGCAATGGACTGTTCTTCATCCCAGCCGCCTTCCACCCAGTCGGAGGCGGAAATACGTACGCCCACCGCTTTATCACGCGGGAAGACGCGACGCACTTCATCGTAAATTTCCAGTACCAGGCGCATACGATTTTCAAGCGAACCGCCATATTCATCGTCACGCTGATTGGATAACGGCGAAAGGAACTGATGTAACAGGTAGCCGTGCGCGGCGTGAATTTCCACCAGCTCAAAGCCCAGCCGATCGGCGCGAATAGCGCTGTCGATAAAGGCCTGTTTGATCTCGGCGATACGCTCTTTGCTCAGCGCCAGCGGGGCGTCGTCGTTTTCGCTGTAGGGCAGCGCCGAAGGGGCGGAGGTTTGCCAGCCGCCCTGCTGCGGGGTCAAAAATCCACCGCCGCGCCATGGCACGTCGCAGGAAGCTTTACGTCCGGCATGGCCCAGTTGGATTCCCAGCGGCATGGTCGCATAGCGTTTCACATTATTGATGGTTTCCGCCAGCGCCTGCTCGGTTTCATCATCCCATAGCCCCAGATCCTGCGGCGTAATGCGCCCGGCAGGCTCAACGGCGGTGGCTTCGATAATCAGTAGTCCGGCGCCGGAAAGAGAGAGATGGCCCAGGTGAATTTGATGCCAGGGCGTGGTTTTGCCCTGTTCCGCCGAGTACTGACACATTGGCGCAATGATGATGCGATTACTGAGCGATAACTTGCCCAACTGCAGCGGCGTAAATAGCTGACTCATTTTGTTCTCCATCTGTTATCACCAGGGTGATAGTAAGTTCGCTAATGATATAACACGGCTTAAGGTGATTGGCAGCGCGGTTAGTTGTCAGTATGTGCGGTAAGACAAGTTCGTCAAATGGTGAAAATATGCTGCAAGGCTTTGCTTCACTGTTAAATAAGGTATGATGTCGCCCGCAAAAAAAGCTCACTACCGGGAAAGAACACCATGCCAGTGTTACATAACCTTGTTTCAAACAAAGAGCTGAAGGCGCGCATGCTGGCCGAAACCGAGCCGCGCACCACAGTCTCCTTCTATAAATATTTCACTATCGCCGATCCGAAAGCGTTTCGTGATGCGCTTTATCTGGCGCTGACCGAGCTGAAAGTTTTTGGCCGTATTTATGTCGCCCATGAAGGGATTAACGCGCAGGTTAGCGTGCCGGCCAGCCTCTATCCGCGTATGCAGGAAACTTTGTATGGCTTCGATCCGGCGTTGAATAATCTGCGCATGAATATTGCGCTGGATGATGACGGCAAATCTTTCTGGGTGCTGCGGTTGAAGGTGCGCGATCGCATTGTCGCCGACGGCATTGAAGATGAAAATTTTGATGCCAGCCAGGTGGGCGCCTATCTGAAGGCGGATGAAGTTAATGCCATGCTGGACGATCCGGATGCCGTGTTTGTTGATATGCGCAACCACTATGAATATGAAGTGGGCCATTTTGACAAGGCGCTGGAGATCCCTGCCGATACGTTCCGCGATCAGCTGCCGATGGCAGTAGAGATGCTGCAGGATAAGAAAGATAAAAAGATCGTTATGTACTGCACCGGCGGTATTCGCTGTGAAAAAGCCAGTGCCTGGATGCTGCATAACGGTTTCGAGCAGGTGTACCATGTGGAAGGCGGCATTATTGAGTATGCGCGCCGCGCGCGCGAGCAGGGCCTGCCGGTGCGTTTTAAAGGGAAAAATTTTGTCTTTGACGAACGCATGGGAGAGCGCATTTCCGATGATGTGATTGCTCACTGTCACCAGTGCGGCGCGCCGTGCGATACACACGTTAACTGCGTGAACGATGGTTGCCATCTGCTGTTTATTCAGTGCCCTTCCTGCGCCGAGAAGTTTCAGCATTGCTGTAGCCCGATGTGTATGGAAGAAGCGGCGTTGCCGCCGGAAGAGCAGCGCGCACGTCGCGCCGGGCGTGAAACCAGCAATAAGATCTTTAATAAGTCGCGCGGCCTGTTAACTGCCACGCTGGCGATTCCGGCGCCGACCGATAACAAGTAACAGCCGCTCGGGGGAGAGGATAAACACTCTCGATCAGGAAAATTGCCAAAAAAGCTGCTCGGGAGAGCTCGCAAAGGTTAAAAGGCGCCTGCGCAGGGCGATCGTAAAGGTTTAAACATGCCTGCGCAGGCAGCTCGTAAAAGACTGATACGCGCCTTGAGTTTAGCGTCAGCCTTTTAAAGGCTGTATGGTCTACTTCTGAGGTATGCCTTCCACAGAAATCATCATGGCCTGGTTCTGACGCAAGCCTTTCACAGAGATCATCATGACTTATTTCTGGCATACAAATATGGTCTACTTCTGACGCACGCCTTCCACAGAAATCATCAGCTCCACTTCCTGCGAAGCCGGACCAAGATCGGTGGTGATGTTAAAATCCTTTAACGCCAGCTTGCCTTCGGCCTCAAAGCCAGCACGATAGCCGCCCCACGGATCGTCGCCCTGGCCCAGCATTTTCGCTTCCAGCGTTATCGGCTTGGTTACGCCGTTCAGCGTCAGGTTGCCGGTGATATCCAGCTCGTCGCCATCTTTTTTCACGCCGGTAGAGACAAAGGTCGCCTGCGGGAATTTGCTGGCATTCAAAAACTCGGCGCTGCGCAG
This Mixta hanseatica DNA region includes the following protein-coding sequences:
- a CDS encoding rhodanese-related sulfurtransferase, coding for MPVLHNLVSNKELKARMLAETEPRTTVSFYKYFTIADPKAFRDALYLALTELKVFGRIYVAHEGINAQVSVPASLYPRMQETLYGFDPALNNLRMNIALDDDGKSFWVLRLKVRDRIVADGIEDENFDASQVGAYLKADEVNAMLDDPDAVFVDMRNHYEYEVGHFDKALEIPADTFRDQLPMAVEMLQDKKDKKIVMYCTGGIRCEKASAWMLHNGFEQVYHVEGGIIEYARRAREQGLPVRFKGKNFVFDERMGERISDDVIAHCHQCGAPCDTHVNCVNDGCHLLFIQCPSCAEKFQHCCSPMCMEEAALPPEEQRARRAGRETSNKIFNKSRGLLTATLAIPAPTDNK
- a CDS encoding YceI family protein, which encodes MLKKTLCALTAATLLLGAQAATAAEYKIDKQGQHAFIQFRIKHLGYSWLYGTFNDFDGGFTFDEKNPSADKVNVTINTNSVDTNHAERDKHLRSAEFLNASKFPQATFVSTGVKKDGDELDITGNLTLNGVTKPITLEAKMLGQGDDPWGGYRAGFEAEGKLALKDFNITTDLGPASQEVELMISVEGVRQK